One Hemibagrus wyckioides isolate EC202008001 linkage group LG09, SWU_Hwy_1.0, whole genome shotgun sequence DNA segment encodes these proteins:
- the capn3a gene encoding calpain-3 isoform X3, whose translation MPYTPAGFFCDRLIRQRERKDGEGSVNKPLRFSGQDFKTLKQDCLQKKVLFEDDTFPASVDSLGYKELGHKSSKVKNIVWKRPKDICDNPQFIVGGASRTDICQGDLGDCWLLAAIACLTLNDKLLYRVVPQEQSFSDNYAGIFHFQFWRYGDWVDVVVDDRIPTINNQLVFTKSAERNEFWSVLLEKAYAKLHGSYEALKGGNTAEGMEDFTGGVTEFYEMKEAPKELYKIMKKALARGSLMGCSIDALVPARLETRTVTGLVKGHAYSVTAVDESIQKESKVRLVRLRNPWGQVEWNGPWSDNSKEWETISKEEKEKLHQQNAEDGEFWMSFNDFMKNYTKIEICNLTPDALDDDKLHKWTVSVNEGRWVKGCSAGGCKNYMDTFWTNPQYRLRLQEEDDDQDNSEVACSFVVALMQKNRRKERKLGANLFTIGFSIYEVPKEMHGNKQHMQKEFFQLNTSKARCKAYINLREVTQRFRLSPGEYVIVPSTYEPHQEGEFLLRVFSEKKNVSEEIENRIAADHPVPAPASAGEETEEDQQLRTIFQQIAGDETEISANNLRNVLNRVLAEYRDMDKEGFSLESCRSMIAFMDMDGTGRLNLQEFKQLWNKIKKWQEIFKHYEAEQAGFISSYEMRNAINDAGFHLNNPLYNVITMRYANENMNIDFNSFVSCLVRLEGMFRAFQAFDQDGDGSIRLSVLEWLQLTLYA comes from the exons ATGCCCTACACGCCAGCAGGCTTTTTTTGTGACCGGCTAATCcggcaaagagagagaaaggatggaGAAGGATCTGTGAACAAACCTCTTCGATTCAGTGGCCAGGACTTTAAGACTCTAAAACAGGATTGTCTTCAGAAAAAGGTGCTATTTGAAGATGATACATTCCCAGCCTCTGTGGACTCTCTGGGTTACAAGGAACTGGGCCACAAGTCCAGCAAAGTCAAGAACATTGTCTGGAAAAGACCTAAG GATATTTGTGATAATCCACAGTTCATTGTTGGAGGTGCAAGCAGAACAGACATCTGTCAGGGAGACTTGG GAGACTGCTGGCTGCTTGCTGCCATTGCTTGTCTTACTCTGAATGATAAGCTCCTGTATCGGGTTGTTCCTCAAGAGCAGAGTTTTTCTGACAATTATGCAGGAATCTTTCATTTCCAG TTCTGGCGTTATGGTGACTGGgtggatgttgttgttgatgatagAATCCCTACCATCAATAACCAGCTAGTGTTCACCAAGTCTGCTGAGAGGAATGAGTTCTGGAGCGTTCTTCTTGAGAAAGCATATGCCAA ACTGCACGGTTCCTACGAGGCTCTGAAAGGTGGAAACACTGCCGAGGGGATGGAAGACTTCACTGGAGGAGTAACTGAGTTCTATGAAATGAAGGAGGCACCTAAAGAACTTTACAAGATCATGAAGAAGGCCTTGGCTCGAGGATCCCTCATGGGTTGCTCTATCGAT GCTTTGGTCCCAGCCCGCCTGGAGACACGCACTGTGACTGGGCTAGTAAAAGGTCATGCCTACTCTGTAACTGCTGTGGATGAG AGCATACAAAAAGAATCTAAAGTGCGCCTGGTGCGTCTCCGTAATCCATGGGGCCAAGTGGAGTGGAACGGACCTTGGAGTGATAA CTCAAAGGAGTGGGAAACCATCTctaaggaagagaaagaaaaactgcATCAACAGAATGCTGAAGATGGAGAGTTCTG gATGTCCTTCAATGATTTCATGAAGAACTACACCAAGATAGAAATCTGTAACCTGACCCCTGATGCACTGGACGATGATAAGCTCCACAAGTGGACGGTGTCTGTGAATGAGGGCCGCTGGGTAAAAGGCTGCTCTGCTGGAGGCTGCAAAAATTATATGG ACACCTTCTGGACAAACCCACAGTACCGCCTTCGCCTCCAAGAAGAGGATGATGACCAGGACAACAGTGAGGTGGCCTGCTCCTTTGTGGTGGCTCTCAtgcagaaaaacagaagaaaagaacGCAAACTTGGTGCCAACTTATTCACTATTGGATTTTCCATTTACGAG GTGCCAAAAGAG atgCATGGTAACAAGCAGCACATGCAGAAGGAATTCTTTCAGCTGAACACATCCAAAGCTCGCTGCAAAGCCTACATTAACCTGAGGGAGGTGACGCAACGCTTCAGACTGAGCCCTGGGGAGTATGTCATTGTGCCTTCCACCTATGAGCCCCACCAGGAAGGCGAGTTTCTCCTCCGTGTCTTCTCTGAAAAGAAGAACGTCTCTGA GGAAATAGAGAACAGGATTGCAGCTGACCATCCAGTG CCGGCCCCAGCCTCAGCGGGGGAAGAGACTGAAGAGGACCAACAGTTACGCACCATTTTTCAGCAGATAGCTGGGGAT gaaacGGAGATCTCAGCTAACAATCTGAGAAATGTCCTGAACAGGGTGTTGGCTGAGT ACAGGGACATGGATAAAGAGGGCTTCAGTCTAGAGAGCTGCCGTAGCATGATTGCCTTTATGGAT ATGGATGGAACAGGACGACTTAATCTACAGGAATTTAAGCAACTGTGGAATAAGATCAAAAAGTGGCAG GAAATATTTAAGCACTATGAAGCTGAGCAGGCTGGCTTCATCAGCAGCTATGAGATGAGGAATGCCATCAATGATGCTG GGTTCCATCTTAACAACCCACTGTACAACGTCATCACAATGCGTTACGCCAATGAGAACATGAACATCGACTTCAATAGCTTTGTTAGCTGTCTTGTGCGTTTGGAGGGGATGTTCA GAGCTTTCCAGGCTTTTGATCAGGATGGAGACGGCTCTATCAGGCTGTCTGTACTGGAG TGGCTCCAGCTGACTCTATATGCCTAA
- the capn3a gene encoding calpain-3 isoform X2, which translates to MPYTPAGFFCDRLIRQRERKDGEGSVNKPLRFSGQDFKTLKQDCLQKKVLFEDDTFPASVDSLGYKELGHKSSKVKNIVWKRPKDICDNPQFIVGGASRTDICQGDLGDCWLLAAIACLTLNDKLLYRVVPQEQSFSDNYAGIFHFQFWRYGDWVDVVVDDRIPTINNQLVFTKSAERNEFWSVLLEKAYAKLHGSYEALKGGNTAEGMEDFTGGVTEFYEMKEAPKELYKIMKKALARGSLMGCSIDALVPARLETRTVTGLVKGHAYSVTAVDECKQSIQKESKVRLVRLRNPWGQVEWNGPWSDNSKEWETISKEEKEKLHQQNAEDGEFWMSFNDFMKNYTKIEICNLTPDALDDDKLHKWTVSVNEGRWVKGCSAGGCKNYMDTFWTNPQYRLRLQEEDDDQDNSEVACSFVVALMQKNRRKERKLGANLFTIGFSIYEVPKEMHGNKQHMQKEFFQLNTSKARCKAYINLREVTQRFRLSPGEYVIVPSTYEPHQEGEFLLRVFSEKKNVSEEIENRIAADHPVPAPASAGEETEEDQQLRTIFQQIAGDETEISANNLRNVLNRVLAEYRDMDKEGFSLESCRSMIAFMDMDGTGRLNLQEFKQLWNKIKKWQEIFKHYEAEQAGFISSYEMRNAINDAGFHLNNPLYNVITMRYANENMNIDFNSFVSCLVRLEGMFRAFQAFDQDGDGSIRLSVLEWLQLTLYA; encoded by the exons ATGCCCTACACGCCAGCAGGCTTTTTTTGTGACCGGCTAATCcggcaaagagagagaaaggatggaGAAGGATCTGTGAACAAACCTCTTCGATTCAGTGGCCAGGACTTTAAGACTCTAAAACAGGATTGTCTTCAGAAAAAGGTGCTATTTGAAGATGATACATTCCCAGCCTCTGTGGACTCTCTGGGTTACAAGGAACTGGGCCACAAGTCCAGCAAAGTCAAGAACATTGTCTGGAAAAGACCTAAG GATATTTGTGATAATCCACAGTTCATTGTTGGAGGTGCAAGCAGAACAGACATCTGTCAGGGAGACTTGG GAGACTGCTGGCTGCTTGCTGCCATTGCTTGTCTTACTCTGAATGATAAGCTCCTGTATCGGGTTGTTCCTCAAGAGCAGAGTTTTTCTGACAATTATGCAGGAATCTTTCATTTCCAG TTCTGGCGTTATGGTGACTGGgtggatgttgttgttgatgatagAATCCCTACCATCAATAACCAGCTAGTGTTCACCAAGTCTGCTGAGAGGAATGAGTTCTGGAGCGTTCTTCTTGAGAAAGCATATGCCAA ACTGCACGGTTCCTACGAGGCTCTGAAAGGTGGAAACACTGCCGAGGGGATGGAAGACTTCACTGGAGGAGTAACTGAGTTCTATGAAATGAAGGAGGCACCTAAAGAACTTTACAAGATCATGAAGAAGGCCTTGGCTCGAGGATCCCTCATGGGTTGCTCTATCGAT GCTTTGGTCCCAGCCCGCCTGGAGACACGCACTGTGACTGGGCTAGTAAAAGGTCATGCCTACTCTGTAACTGCTGTGGATGAG TGTAAACAGAGCATACAAAAAGAATCTAAAGTGCGCCTGGTGCGTCTCCGTAATCCATGGGGCCAAGTGGAGTGGAACGGACCTTGGAGTGATAA CTCAAAGGAGTGGGAAACCATCTctaaggaagagaaagaaaaactgcATCAACAGAATGCTGAAGATGGAGAGTTCTG gATGTCCTTCAATGATTTCATGAAGAACTACACCAAGATAGAAATCTGTAACCTGACCCCTGATGCACTGGACGATGATAAGCTCCACAAGTGGACGGTGTCTGTGAATGAGGGCCGCTGGGTAAAAGGCTGCTCTGCTGGAGGCTGCAAAAATTATATGG ACACCTTCTGGACAAACCCACAGTACCGCCTTCGCCTCCAAGAAGAGGATGATGACCAGGACAACAGTGAGGTGGCCTGCTCCTTTGTGGTGGCTCTCAtgcagaaaaacagaagaaaagaacGCAAACTTGGTGCCAACTTATTCACTATTGGATTTTCCATTTACGAG GTGCCAAAAGAG atgCATGGTAACAAGCAGCACATGCAGAAGGAATTCTTTCAGCTGAACACATCCAAAGCTCGCTGCAAAGCCTACATTAACCTGAGGGAGGTGACGCAACGCTTCAGACTGAGCCCTGGGGAGTATGTCATTGTGCCTTCCACCTATGAGCCCCACCAGGAAGGCGAGTTTCTCCTCCGTGTCTTCTCTGAAAAGAAGAACGTCTCTGA GGAAATAGAGAACAGGATTGCAGCTGACCATCCAGTG CCGGCCCCAGCCTCAGCGGGGGAAGAGACTGAAGAGGACCAACAGTTACGCACCATTTTTCAGCAGATAGCTGGGGAT gaaacGGAGATCTCAGCTAACAATCTGAGAAATGTCCTGAACAGGGTGTTGGCTGAGT ACAGGGACATGGATAAAGAGGGCTTCAGTCTAGAGAGCTGCCGTAGCATGATTGCCTTTATGGAT ATGGATGGAACAGGACGACTTAATCTACAGGAATTTAAGCAACTGTGGAATAAGATCAAAAAGTGGCAG GAAATATTTAAGCACTATGAAGCTGAGCAGGCTGGCTTCATCAGCAGCTATGAGATGAGGAATGCCATCAATGATGCTG GGTTCCATCTTAACAACCCACTGTACAACGTCATCACAATGCGTTACGCCAATGAGAACATGAACATCGACTTCAATAGCTTTGTTAGCTGTCTTGTGCGTTTGGAGGGGATGTTCA GAGCTTTCCAGGCTTTTGATCAGGATGGAGACGGCTCTATCAGGCTGTCTGTACTGGAG TGGCTCCAGCTGACTCTATATGCCTAA
- the capn3a gene encoding calpain-3 isoform X1, which yields MPYTPAGFFCDRLIRQRERKDGEGSVNKPLRFSGQDFKTLKQDCLQKKVLFEDDTFPASVDSLGYKELGHKSSKVKNIVWKRPKDICDNPQFIVGGASRTDICQGDLGDCWLLAAIACLTLNDKLLYRVVPQEQSFSDNYAGIFHFQFWRYGDWVDVVVDDRIPTINNQLVFTKSAERNEFWSVLLEKAYAKLHGSYEALKGGNTAEGMEDFTGGVTEFYEMKEAPKELYKIMKKALARGSLMGCSIDALVPARLETRTVTGLVKGHAYSVTAVDECKQSIQKESKVRLVRLRNPWGQVEWNGPWSDNSKEWETISKEEKEKLHQQNAEDGEFWMSFNDFMKNYTKIEICNLTPDALDDDKLHKWTVSVNEGRWVKGCSAGGCKNYMDTFWTNPQYRLRLQEEDDDQDNSEVACSFVVALMQKNRRKERKLGANLFTIGFSIYEVPKEMHGNKQHMQKEFFQLNTSKARCKAYINLREVTQRFRLSPGEYVIVPSTYEPHQEGEFLLRVFSEKKNVSEEIENRIAADHPVPAPASAGEETEEDQQLRTIFQQIAGDVSTRKTKSSGWAETEISANNLRNVLNRVLAEYRDMDKEGFSLESCRSMIAFMDMDGTGRLNLQEFKQLWNKIKKWQEIFKHYEAEQAGFISSYEMRNAINDAGFHLNNPLYNVITMRYANENMNIDFNSFVSCLVRLEGMFRAFQAFDQDGDGSIRLSVLEWLQLTLYA from the exons ATGCCCTACACGCCAGCAGGCTTTTTTTGTGACCGGCTAATCcggcaaagagagagaaaggatggaGAAGGATCTGTGAACAAACCTCTTCGATTCAGTGGCCAGGACTTTAAGACTCTAAAACAGGATTGTCTTCAGAAAAAGGTGCTATTTGAAGATGATACATTCCCAGCCTCTGTGGACTCTCTGGGTTACAAGGAACTGGGCCACAAGTCCAGCAAAGTCAAGAACATTGTCTGGAAAAGACCTAAG GATATTTGTGATAATCCACAGTTCATTGTTGGAGGTGCAAGCAGAACAGACATCTGTCAGGGAGACTTGG GAGACTGCTGGCTGCTTGCTGCCATTGCTTGTCTTACTCTGAATGATAAGCTCCTGTATCGGGTTGTTCCTCAAGAGCAGAGTTTTTCTGACAATTATGCAGGAATCTTTCATTTCCAG TTCTGGCGTTATGGTGACTGGgtggatgttgttgttgatgatagAATCCCTACCATCAATAACCAGCTAGTGTTCACCAAGTCTGCTGAGAGGAATGAGTTCTGGAGCGTTCTTCTTGAGAAAGCATATGCCAA ACTGCACGGTTCCTACGAGGCTCTGAAAGGTGGAAACACTGCCGAGGGGATGGAAGACTTCACTGGAGGAGTAACTGAGTTCTATGAAATGAAGGAGGCACCTAAAGAACTTTACAAGATCATGAAGAAGGCCTTGGCTCGAGGATCCCTCATGGGTTGCTCTATCGAT GCTTTGGTCCCAGCCCGCCTGGAGACACGCACTGTGACTGGGCTAGTAAAAGGTCATGCCTACTCTGTAACTGCTGTGGATGAG TGTAAACAGAGCATACAAAAAGAATCTAAAGTGCGCCTGGTGCGTCTCCGTAATCCATGGGGCCAAGTGGAGTGGAACGGACCTTGGAGTGATAA CTCAAAGGAGTGGGAAACCATCTctaaggaagagaaagaaaaactgcATCAACAGAATGCTGAAGATGGAGAGTTCTG gATGTCCTTCAATGATTTCATGAAGAACTACACCAAGATAGAAATCTGTAACCTGACCCCTGATGCACTGGACGATGATAAGCTCCACAAGTGGACGGTGTCTGTGAATGAGGGCCGCTGGGTAAAAGGCTGCTCTGCTGGAGGCTGCAAAAATTATATGG ACACCTTCTGGACAAACCCACAGTACCGCCTTCGCCTCCAAGAAGAGGATGATGACCAGGACAACAGTGAGGTGGCCTGCTCCTTTGTGGTGGCTCTCAtgcagaaaaacagaagaaaagaacGCAAACTTGGTGCCAACTTATTCACTATTGGATTTTCCATTTACGAG GTGCCAAAAGAG atgCATGGTAACAAGCAGCACATGCAGAAGGAATTCTTTCAGCTGAACACATCCAAAGCTCGCTGCAAAGCCTACATTAACCTGAGGGAGGTGACGCAACGCTTCAGACTGAGCCCTGGGGAGTATGTCATTGTGCCTTCCACCTATGAGCCCCACCAGGAAGGCGAGTTTCTCCTCCGTGTCTTCTCTGAAAAGAAGAACGTCTCTGA GGAAATAGAGAACAGGATTGCAGCTGACCATCCAGTG CCGGCCCCAGCCTCAGCGGGGGAAGAGACTGAAGAGGACCAACAGTTACGCACCATTTTTCAGCAGATAGCTGGGGATGTGAGTACTAGGAAGACAAAAAGCTCTGGGTGGGCA gaaacGGAGATCTCAGCTAACAATCTGAGAAATGTCCTGAACAGGGTGTTGGCTGAGT ACAGGGACATGGATAAAGAGGGCTTCAGTCTAGAGAGCTGCCGTAGCATGATTGCCTTTATGGAT ATGGATGGAACAGGACGACTTAATCTACAGGAATTTAAGCAACTGTGGAATAAGATCAAAAAGTGGCAG GAAATATTTAAGCACTATGAAGCTGAGCAGGCTGGCTTCATCAGCAGCTATGAGATGAGGAATGCCATCAATGATGCTG GGTTCCATCTTAACAACCCACTGTACAACGTCATCACAATGCGTTACGCCAATGAGAACATGAACATCGACTTCAATAGCTTTGTTAGCTGTCTTGTGCGTTTGGAGGGGATGTTCA GAGCTTTCCAGGCTTTTGATCAGGATGGAGACGGCTCTATCAGGCTGTCTGTACTGGAG TGGCTCCAGCTGACTCTATATGCCTAA